The following DNA comes from Pseudoalteromonas aliena SW19.
TGCACAAGAATATGGTTGGAATATATTTCGTTTATCGGCCAGTGCTCAACTGGCCCTTGCACAGTACAAACACGCTCACGTTTTAACAAGCACTAATGTTAAAAATGTATCGCCAGTTATAAATACCAACAATGATAAGCGAATACTTAAGTGGCGCATTGAATACCAATCAGAGCCAAACCTTAATGAACAACCTGATTTGCAAGCCTGTACGCAAATAATTGAAGTAGATTACCTAATTAATGCGTGTGGTTTTCAAACCGGTATTATTGATGACTTGGTTGGGGTAGATGTAAAACGCATGGTTGAATTTAAAGCCTCTTACATTACTCATTGGCAAGGCGCTGGTGGGCAAATACCCGAAATAATTATTTACGGTAACCGTGGTACGCCAGAAGGTATGGCGCAGCTAACGCCTTACCCAAATGGATATTTTCAAATACACGGCATGACCAACGACATTACGCTATTTAATGATGGCTTAGCTGATGCAACACCAATGAGTGCTCAACCTAAACTCCCCGATAAATACCTGCACTATATTAAAGATGGGTGGGACAAAACAGCATTGCAAGCACGTACTCAAACAGCAATAGATTATGTAGCCGAGTTTGTACCCGCGTTTAAAACTGCTAACACACAAAATAATGCCTTGTTTGGCGGGCAACAAATCCCAGGTGATGACGACACTTTGCGCGTAGCCGATGTCAGTTTATATTCGCATATTAGTTATGCTCGGGCCGAAAATGTTAAAGCATCGTCAACGTTAATCGCTGCCGATCAAATAGTGTCTGAGTTTATAAAATTAGGAATAATAAGCAGCGATCCTGCTGTAAACCATCACCGCAGTTCCCACCAATGGTCGTATCTTAAACATAATAGCTGTGAAAATATTGGTGAAGTTGCGCGCATATTGGCAGGTGAACGTGGTTTTCCAATTGATATGGCAGAGCTAAATAACAGCTTGTAATAAACTGATTTATAAAGAAACTTCAGTCTTAAATTTGCTATAAAACCCTTCTTAAAAAAATTATCAATAAACACATAAATAACACTTGTGTTATGACATAGTTTGTCACAGAATAGCGCTAACGTTATGACATAGTGTGTCATAGCGTAGTGATTGCTTTAACCTAATTTATTTTAAGCGTTCGGTGATCAATATTAATTTTGTGAGGACAATATGAAACGTGTATTTTTGTTTTTATTAACTAACCTAGCGGTTATGTTGGTATTAGGTGTAGTGCTTTCAATAATAATGAGTGCGCTGGGTTTAAGCCATCGTAGCCTTGGCGGAATTTTACTTATAGCCACTGTGTTTGGTTTTGGTGGATCGTTTATTTCGTTATTTATGTCGAAATGGATCGCTAAAAAATCAACCGGCGCGCATGTAATTACACAGCCCCGCAACGAAACCGAACATTGGCTTGTACAAACGGTATCTGCGCAAGCAAAAAAAGCAGGTATTAAAATGCCAGAAGTGGCTATTTACGACAGCCCAGAAATGAACGCCTTTGCAACGGGCCCAAGTAAAAACAACTCGTTAGTGGCAGTAAGCACAGGCTTAATGCACAACATGACCAAAGATCAAGCCGAAGCCGTACTTGCCCACGAAGTATCGCACGTGGCTAACGGCGACATGGTAACGCTTACGCTAATACAAGGCGTGGTAAACACCTTTGTAATATTTGCCGCAAAAGTACTGGCTGGCATTGTAGATAACTTTATTAATAGCGATGAAGAAGAGGGCGGCAGTAGCTGGACATACTTCTTATTCGATATGTTATTCCAAGTGCTATTTGGTGTACTAGCAAGCATAGTGGTTGCTAGTTACAGCCGCAAACGTGAGTTTGCAGCCGACAGCGGCGCGGCTAAATTGGTAGGTGCCGATAAAATGCGATCAGCCCTTGAGCGTTTAAAGCAAAATCATCCGTCGCAATTAGAAGGCTCTATGATGGCCTTTGGTATTGCAAGTGGCAAAGGTGTTGCTGAGTTGTTTTCATCTCACCCACCGCTCGATGCACGAATAGACGCACTACGTAAGTAATGTTTTAAGCATTACTTGCTACATACCCAAAGCCTGCTTTTTAGCAGGCTTTTTTTATCCGTAATATTTTAGCAATTGAAAAGAATAATTACTGAGAAAAAATAATTTCAGTAATACCTTCGGCAGACAGTATTTCTATCCAGTAGCCGTCAGGATCTTTAATAAAGGCTAAGCCTTTCATTGAACCATCATCTGGTTTTTTTACAAACTCTACATCGTATTTTGCAAAGCGCTCACAGGCCTCGTAAACATTCGGTACACTAATACCAATGTGGCCAAAGCCTTTTGGTTCTTGGTTACCACTTTGGTATCCCACAAAACTGTTGTCGTTTTCGGTGCCCCAGTTATGGGTAAGCTCAATTAGCGCAGGGCGACGAAACACCCATTCCGCTTTAGTTTTATCATCACCTTCTGGCTGCTCTGGCTCGTAGCCTAAAAAGTAAAGCGTAAACTCCATACCAGGAAAATCATACTTACCTAACAGCTTCATACCTAATACATTTTGGTAAAATTCAAGCGACGGCTTTGGATCCTTAATACGTAACATAGTTTGTTGCATAACAAAGCCTTGAGTAGCCTGCTCAACTTGTTTTGGAGATTCGTTATAGCTAGACATGGTGATCCTTACTGATAATTAAAAAGAGAAAAAGATGATTGTAATTATTGAGTCATCATATCAACAGTAAGATAAATTAAAACCATCCTTATAAGTTTTGTAAAAATAAAAGGGCTCAAAATAAATTTATTGATTGACAATCATAGTTTAAAAGGATGATATGAATCCCCAACAAATGGGATGTGTATATATATACAGTGCTTGTTGTTTTGTCCAATATTATTGATCTCCACCATTTCGGTGTATTTCTGCACTGACTAAAAAAAATTGGCAGTTAACTAATTGTTTACAGGTGGTTAATTGATGGCTAAGATAAATTAATTGTAATATATGGACATTTGCCGGTTTGTAAAACGACAAATGTCGTAGACAAAATTTTTAGCTCATGGGTAGCACCGAGGAGTAAACTATAAAGAATGATATGGAATCCATTAAAGCTTGATGATAACGCACCACTTAATAAGCACGTATTATTCTGGTGGCCAATAATACTGTTTTCGGGGATTGGAATTTATCTTTCGTCTCCAATCTGGTGTTTTTGCATTCCAAAACCAGAGAGTTATGGAAATATTATGGATTTCCTAAAGCTTCCAATTTTTATAGCTAGTATTTCAGTTCCGGTTTCTTTAGTCATTAGTAGATTTCATAGCTCTAAATTAGCCGCAAAATCGAATTTTCTGACTGAAAAAAATATCGCCTTTAATCACTACTTTGATCTTAAGCGACATTTTCAAGAGCATTTGAATAGAGAGTTAGTTGCTATAGATAAGCATAAATGTATTGAAATTATTGATTTTGACACACTCTTTGAGACTATATTTCCAAATAACTCATGGGAACGTACAGACTTAACAAGCTCAATAGATAATGTAATCGAAAAATTTGGTAAGTGGGTTGAGTCTATCGAGCCAAATCTAAGTAACGTCGAAATTAGCGGAAGCACTTCAACAGAAAAACACGATGAGGTAGCTAGAGAATTGGGAATCCCATTGTTAAACGGGGCCTTTAAAATGGCACCGTTGCAATTTAATTGTCAATTTGTAGCCATTGCATGGAGCGATAATGAAAGCCCCCTTATACACGGCATTGAATTACTTTATGACATCACAATGATTTCTGGGCAATTTGCAAAGCTTCCCTCGGTTGAGCTAAAAACACGATTAACTGACAGAATGCATAATGTGATTGAGCTGACGTTTGTGAAAGAGAATGAAGGTATGGATAGATTTGAGAGCATGTTTTCGGTTCTAGTTAAAGATTATGCGGACTCTTTGGAAAAGCATGCGTAGCTAACAAGCGCAAGCAGCCGAAAATTTATTCCGGCACTCGGCATGCAATTAGGATGACACCCTGCCTGGTTTTTACGAAAAAAGTCAACAAAAACAGCATGCAGAGTGCATTTTTATAAATAATGAATCACGCAAAAAGCTGAGCTATATCGATAAAATGAAGGTCAAAATAGACAGCCCGATGGGGCGACGACAGCTGTTTATTAAAAAATGGCAAACGACTTAGTTGTATAGAACCTGCTTTCCTTTTAAATAAAAAGCGCAATATTACCGTCAACAAAGGCATGAATAAACTGACCTTACGGGGTCAAACGAAAGTGAATGCCTTTAGCTTACGCTGCGGCAACTGTATTGCCTTGTTCATAATATAGAAAAGCTACAAAACACGATGCATTAAGAAGGGGAAGCCCTTTTAACCTCAAATAAGCCACTCAACCCCCGTAATTCCTTCCAAAACGGCAATTAAAACAACACCAAACTCCCACTTTATATTCTGCATAAAATACAGTAATCGATTGAATCAAAATAGGAACTCAGCTATGGTTTGTTTATCAAGAAAAACAAATAAAAAAACGAGTTAATCTACAGGCTCGTTAGGATCATATACATATGTTCTGGAAAATTGGCACATCAAAACATTTGGTTGTTTGGTCAGAAAAAGATACTGATAAATGGTGTCATTTTAATCAAAACGGAAATGTTTTTAGGAAATCTATTTCGGGGGTTATTATAAATGCAAGCGGAAAAATTATAGATAAACTAGAAGAATATCGACCGTATTCGGTAAGCGATACATACGGGATTTCACCGCTTTATAATGTCCATGAGAAAAATCTGTATAAAAGTAGTATTAGTCAAACGGGTAGGCATAATCCTGATATTGAGACTGAAATATTGTATACGGAAGTAATACCATGCTCTAAAAGCGATATACCTCTACGATATTTTGAAACCTGTTAGAATGATGTATACAGTGTTGATATTTTAATAAGTCTCGAAGAATCATTATTCATAACAACCCTAACGAAA
Coding sequences within:
- a CDS encoding FAD-dependent oxidoreductase; its protein translation is MTHPFIKRYAPNSHVSAEPKALNNGLPKKRVGIIGGGTAGATIAIRLAALGLETYVFEKKKSLIDGPPMCHLHSGGNLYREIPDDDCIDLLKQCIDIARLYPHTIDVRPTVFAVPKRDDDSPEDLFPRLDKLVKAYSELVEQDSANKVLGEPEHYYQLYSREQMLKLAKQKQVAKPTSLNEWMIPVAKHLDLDKLKFPLIVAQEYGWNIFRLSASAQLALAQYKHAHVLTSTNVKNVSPVINTNNDKRILKWRIEYQSEPNLNEQPDLQACTQIIEVDYLINACGFQTGIIDDLVGVDVKRMVEFKASYITHWQGAGGQIPEIIIYGNRGTPEGMAQLTPYPNGYFQIHGMTNDITLFNDGLADATPMSAQPKLPDKYLHYIKDGWDKTALQARTQTAIDYVAEFVPAFKTANTQNNALFGGQQIPGDDDTLRVADVSLYSHISYARAENVKASSTLIAADQIVSEFIKLGIISSDPAVNHHRSSHQWSYLKHNSCENIGEVARILAGERGFPIDMAELNNSL
- the htpX gene encoding protease HtpX; translation: MKRVFLFLLTNLAVMLVLGVVLSIIMSALGLSHRSLGGILLIATVFGFGGSFISLFMSKWIAKKSTGAHVITQPRNETEHWLVQTVSAQAKKAGIKMPEVAIYDSPEMNAFATGPSKNNSLVAVSTGLMHNMTKDQAEAVLAHEVSHVANGDMVTLTLIQGVVNTFVIFAAKVLAGIVDNFINSDEEEGGSSWTYFLFDMLFQVLFGVLASIVVASYSRKREFAADSGAAKLVGADKMRSALERLKQNHPSQLEGSMMAFGIASGKGVAELFSSHPPLDARIDALRK
- the gloA gene encoding lactoylglutathione lyase; amino-acid sequence: MSSYNESPKQVEQATQGFVMQQTMLRIKDPKPSLEFYQNVLGMKLLGKYDFPGMEFTLYFLGYEPEQPEGDDKTKAEWVFRRPALIELTHNWGTENDNSFVGYQSGNQEPKGFGHIGISVPNVYEACERFAKYDVEFVKKPDDGSMKGLAFIKDPDGYWIEILSAEGITEIIFSQ